A stretch of Cyanobacterium sp. HL-69 DNA encodes these proteins:
- the lysC gene encoding aspartate kinase LysC codes for MALIVQKYGGSSVGSTERIKEVSKRICATVKEGNQVVVVVSAMGKTTDSLVKLAQDISSNPCRREMDMLLSTGEQVSISLLSMALQEMGQPAISLTGAQVGIVTEAHHSKARILEIKTERVNKHLGEGKVIVVAGFQGISNLQELEITTLGRGGSDTSAVALAVAIGADCCEIYTDVPGILTTDPRIVPEAQLLSEITSDEMLELASLGAKVLHPRAVEIARNFGMPLVVKSSWTDDVGTRVISPPNQGRSLIGLEITKAVDAVQFDSDQAKIALLRVADRPGVAAKLFGEIARQDVDVDLIIQSIHEGNSNDIAFTVVKGMLPHAEAVANAIAPILDENSTTDILVEQKIAKIAIAGAGMIGRPGIAAQMFRALAEAGVNIQMISTSEVKVSCIVNQDECDRAIASLCNTFNIDSSNITHNQENENQSNLVPVRGVALDKNQAQIAILYVPDMPGMAAKIFTTLADENISVDMIIQSQRCRLVDGIPMRDIAFTVASSDAPQAMEVINKLQDTLKFRQVAIDDNIAKVSIVGSGMVGHPGIAAQFFSALAHEKINISMITTSEIKISCVVSQEQGIQALKAVHKAFNLGGEVQADIPAVSWK; via the coding sequence ATGGCGCTAATTGTCCAAAAATATGGTGGTAGTTCTGTAGGCTCTACGGAGAGAATAAAAGAAGTTAGTAAGCGGATTTGTGCAACCGTCAAGGAAGGAAATCAGGTTGTTGTGGTAGTTTCCGCTATGGGTAAGACTACAGATAGTTTGGTCAAGTTAGCGCAAGATATTTCGAGTAACCCTTGTCGTCGGGAGATGGATATGTTGCTCTCGACGGGGGAGCAGGTGTCAATCTCTTTACTTAGTATGGCACTACAGGAAATGGGGCAACCCGCTATTTCTTTGACGGGGGCGCAGGTGGGTATTGTTACAGAAGCCCATCACAGCAAGGCTCGGATTTTAGAAATTAAAACCGAAAGGGTAAATAAGCACCTTGGGGAAGGTAAAGTAATTGTTGTTGCGGGTTTCCAAGGTATTAGTAATCTTCAAGAGTTGGAAATTACTACCCTCGGGAGGGGTGGCTCTGATACCTCTGCGGTGGCTTTGGCGGTGGCCATTGGGGCGGATTGTTGCGAGATTTATACGGATGTACCAGGAATTTTAACCACTGACCCTAGAATTGTCCCTGAAGCTCAGTTATTATCAGAGATTACCAGCGATGAAATGTTGGAGTTGGCAAGTTTGGGCGCGAAGGTGTTACACCCTCGGGCGGTGGAAATTGCCCGTAATTTTGGGATGCCTTTGGTGGTCAAGTCTAGCTGGACGGATGATGTGGGTACTAGGGTAATTTCTCCTCCTAATCAGGGGCGCTCGTTAATCGGTTTGGAGATTACTAAGGCGGTGGATGCGGTGCAATTTGACTCAGATCAAGCTAAAATAGCCCTTCTCAGGGTTGCCGATCGCCCCGGGGTAGCCGCCAAGTTGTTCGGGGAAATAGCCCGTCAGGATGTGGATGTGGACCTAATTATTCAGTCTATCCATGAGGGGAATAGTAATGATATTGCCTTTACGGTGGTTAAGGGGATGTTACCCCACGCTGAAGCGGTGGCAAATGCGATCGCCCCTATCCTTGATGAAAACAGTACCACCGATATTTTAGTGGAACAAAAAATTGCCAAAATCGCCATCGCAGGGGCAGGGATGATTGGCAGACCTGGTATTGCGGCTCAAATGTTTCGGGCTTTGGCGGAGGCAGGGGTAAATATTCAAATGATTTCCACCTCCGAGGTGAAGGTTAGTTGTATTGTTAATCAGGATGAGTGCGATCGGGCGATCGCCTCTTTGTGTAATACTTTTAATATTGATAGTTCCAATATTACCCACAACCAAGAAAACGAAAACCAAAGTAATCTTGTCCCCGTGAGAGGAGTTGCCCTAGACAAAAATCAAGCCCAAATTGCTATCCTCTATGTACCAGATATGCCGGGTATGGCTGCCAAAATTTTTACTACCCTCGCCGATGAAAATATCAGTGTTGATATGATTATCCAATCTCAACGGTGTCGCCTAGTGGATGGAATACCCATGCGTGATATTGCCTTTACCGTCGCTTCCTCCGATGCCCCCCAAGCCATGGAAGTTATCAATAAATTACAAGATACTCTCAAATTTAGACAAGTTGCGATCGATGACAACATCGCCAAAGTAAGCATTGTCGGCTCAGGCATGGTAGGGCATCCCGGTATCGCTGCTCAATTTTTCAGCGCCCTTGCCCACGAAAAAATTAATATCTCCATGATTACCACCTCAGAAATTAAAATCAGTTGTGTGGTATCCCAAGAGCAAGGCATTCAAGCCCTCAAAGCCGTCCATAAGGCATTTAACCTCGGCGGAGAAGTACAAGCGGATATTCCTGCCGTAAGCTGGAAATAA
- a CDS encoding Cell division protein ZipN/Ftn2/Arc6, specific for cyanobacteria and chloroplast, with amino-acid sequence MQIPLDYYRILGVPLQAEDDLINQAYEDRMLQLPRSEYSQSAIASRQNLIKLAHSVLKDEEIRQQYDDEIFPSHGSAIINGDGNMDMSIDDALSLSETSIANPTIEVDGDLLLGALMMLQELGEYELLLNIAQSFLEGKEPLEEISTDTNQLQSWWQDLILTVISAYLDLAKEKWHQREYENASLYLWAADAILEQQNVFMPIRQEIDSDLQKVRPYEVIELLSKSDSQLVDRQKAIALLQKMLDSREGIEGKKQDQSGLNTDDFLRFLQEVRTYLTPLEQEELFKQESSRPSIAATYLTVNALIVRGFVERKPELIIQAQNILDHLNQYQDVYLEQSICSLLLGNINQAEKLLNHSYETEKVKSIKKLSQGAPDLVPGLIIYAENWLKEELFPQFKNLERESSSVQEYFDDGRLQRALENIAPPEINAIDEEDPLSLLKDYPSEFDQEETPLQASEIPPPNISTPEIEKTEEDSSLVGFSSFLEAEIDDNDEPEEPKNDNLISDTPEDEKEMSSSQNFSSSPMIILFVLLILLGIFSALFYRVFNQSGDANLEISLSQSLIELPEELAGTDSSSQPLSPEMASEIINGWLEAKALATGPDYNLGALDNVLADPFLSIWRGNINTLRNQSAYRRYEHDVTIEEVNINPQNNMEANITARVRENSQYFNNGQLNNQQSYDSNLLVRYDLVRVNNRWLIANSQIIN; translated from the coding sequence GTGCAAATACCCCTAGACTATTACCGCATCCTTGGTGTGCCTCTACAGGCAGAGGATGATTTGATCAATCAGGCGTACGAAGATCGTATGCTACAATTACCCCGTAGTGAATATAGTCAATCTGCGATCGCCTCTCGCCAAAACCTAATAAAATTGGCTCATTCAGTGTTAAAGGATGAGGAAATTCGTCAACAGTATGACGATGAAATTTTCCCTTCCCATGGCTCTGCCATCATTAACGGTGACGGTAATATGGACATGAGCATTGATGATGCCCTCAGTCTTTCAGAAACATCCATTGCCAACCCCACCATCGAAGTAGATGGAGATTTACTCCTTGGGGCTTTGATGATGTTGCAGGAGTTGGGAGAGTACGAATTATTACTCAATATTGCTCAGTCTTTCTTGGAAGGAAAAGAGCCTCTCGAAGAAATTAGCACCGACACCAATCAACTACAGTCATGGTGGCAAGATTTAATTTTAACGGTAATAAGTGCCTATTTAGACCTTGCCAAAGAAAAATGGCATCAACGGGAGTATGAAAACGCTAGTCTTTATCTATGGGCAGCGGATGCTATCTTAGAGCAACAAAATGTATTTATGCCCATTCGCCAAGAAATTGATAGCGACTTACAAAAAGTTCGTCCTTACGAAGTTATCGAGTTATTATCTAAATCAGATTCTCAACTGGTGGATAGACAAAAGGCGATCGCCCTGCTCCAGAAAATGCTAGACTCAAGGGAAGGTATAGAAGGAAAAAAACAAGATCAATCAGGGTTAAACACCGACGATTTTCTAAGATTTTTACAAGAAGTTAGAACCTACCTAACCCCCCTCGAACAAGAAGAATTATTTAAACAAGAATCATCACGCCCCTCCATCGCTGCTACTTATCTTACCGTTAACGCCCTCATCGTCAGGGGTTTTGTGGAAAGAAAACCAGAGCTAATTATTCAAGCCCAAAATATCCTTGATCATCTTAACCAATATCAAGACGTATATCTTGAACAATCCATCTGCTCATTATTACTAGGAAATATTAACCAAGCCGAAAAACTACTTAACCATAGTTATGAAACAGAAAAAGTTAAGTCTATCAAAAAACTTTCCCAAGGCGCACCTGATTTAGTACCAGGGTTAATTATCTATGCCGAAAATTGGCTTAAAGAAGAGCTTTTTCCCCAATTTAAAAATCTTGAGAGGGAATCTTCATCTGTTCAAGAATATTTTGACGATGGCAGACTGCAACGCGCCCTCGAAAACATAGCACCCCCTGAAATTAATGCCATAGATGAGGAAGATCCCTTATCCTTATTAAAAGACTATCCCTCGGAATTTGACCAAGAAGAAACACCCCTTCAGGCTTCAGAAATTCCCCCTCCAAATATTTCTACCCCAGAGATAGAAAAAACGGAAGAAGATTCCTCCCTCGTGGGTTTCTCATCCTTCCTCGAGGCGGAAATTGATGATAATGATGAGCCAGAAGAGCCTAAAAACGATAATTTAATATCAGACACCCCAGAAGATGAAAAGGAAATGTCGTCCTCCCAGAATTTTTCATCATCACCGATGATAATATTATTCGTATTGCTGATTTTATTAGGTATTTTTTCTGCCCTGTTTTATCGGGTATTTAATCAATCGGGAGATGCTAACCTCGAAATATCGTTAAGTCAATCTCTGATTGAGTTGCCCGAAGAATTAGCCGGTACAGACTCATCTTCCCAGCCTTTATCCCCAGAAATGGCTTCAGAAATTATCAATGGGTGGTTGGAGGCAAAAGCTTTGGCAACAGGGCCAGATTACAACCTAGGGGCTTTGGACAACGTTTTAGCAGATCCCTTTTTGTCCATTTGGCGTGGTAATATCAACACTCTGCGCAATCAAAGTGCTTATCGTCGCTATGAACATGATGTCACCATTGAGGAAGTAAACATTAACCCCCAAAATAATATGGAGGCAAATATCACCGCACGGGTGAGAGAAAATTCTCAGTATTTCAACAATGGACAATTAAACAATCAACAATCCTATGATTCTAATTTATTGGTTAGATATGACCTTGTGAGGGTTAATAATCGTTGGTTAATCGCCAATAGTCAAATTATCAATTAA
- a CDS encoding ADP-heptose synthase / D-glycero-beta-D-manno-heptose 7-phosphate kinase, with the protein MSKIYSLEQLKSIIDQNPQQWRPLVFTNGCFDLLHVGHIRYLQEAKNQGKTLIVGVNGDRSVQQIKPPTQGKPERPIIPEAQRAELLTALSSVDGAVMFYETTATKIIETLQPDIYVKGGDYQVETLPESPAVFAYGGKIKLVDIEIPTSTTKIINKILDINK; encoded by the coding sequence ATGAGTAAAATATATTCCTTAGAGCAGTTAAAATCTATTATTGACCAAAATCCCCAGCAATGGCGCCCCCTTGTATTTACCAATGGTTGTTTTGATTTACTCCATGTTGGACATATTCGTTATCTCCAAGAGGCTAAAAATCAGGGTAAAACTTTGATTGTGGGAGTAAATGGCGATCGCAGCGTACAACAAATTAAACCCCCCACCCAAGGCAAACCAGAGCGCCCCATCATTCCCGAAGCCCAAAGGGCAGAGCTTTTAACCGCCCTGAGTAGCGTGGACGGAGCAGTTATGTTTTATGAAACCACCGCCACCAAAATCATCGAAACCCTACAACCAGATATATATGTCAAAGGGGGAGACTATCAAGTTGAAACTTTGCCCGAATCCCCTGCGGTATTCGCCTATGGTGGTAAAATTAAACTGGTTGACATTGAAATACCAACTTCAACCACTAAAATTATCAATAAAATTTTAGATATTAATAAATAA
- a CDS encoding GUN4-like protein, translating into MNELGTLTEKFNQASNKNQLKLIDDIIAKGEEGYQFLREFLSSSQEQVPNPVLGKIYQALKNSDNQENNSFIADKIPQGIVQPESSSNIDYSELQELLIVKEYQKADVLTRVKLCEIAGQKAVQRKWLYFTEIAKFPIKDLLTIDLLWNVYSEGKFGYSIQRKIWLSQRKDYIELWAKLKWKDGNRWTKYPQEFVWDLSAPLGHLPLSNQLRGVREIDALFAHPAWTAENALTTNSK; encoded by the coding sequence ATGAATGAATTAGGGACTCTCACCGAAAAATTTAATCAGGCATCTAACAAAAATCAACTAAAACTTATTGATGACATTATTGCAAAAGGGGAAGAAGGATACCAGTTTTTAAGAGAGTTTTTATCTTCATCTCAAGAACAAGTTCCCAATCCAGTTTTAGGTAAAATATATCAAGCCTTAAAGAATAGTGATAATCAAGAAAATAATAGTTTTATCGCTGATAAAATACCCCAAGGAATAGTCCAACCAGAGTCATCATCCAATATAGATTACTCAGAATTACAAGAACTTTTAATAGTCAAAGAATATCAAAAAGCTGACGTACTAACTAGAGTTAAACTTTGCGAAATAGCAGGACAAAAAGCAGTCCAAAGAAAATGGCTTTATTTTACTGAAATTGCTAAATTTCCTATTAAAGATTTACTTACCATTGATTTATTATGGAATGTTTATTCCGAAGGAAAATTTGGTTATAGTATCCAAAGAAAAATTTGGCTTTCCCAAAGAAAAGACTATATCGAATTATGGGCAAAATTAAAATGGAAAGATGGTAATCGGTGGACAAAATACCCCCAAGAATTTGTCTGGGATTTGAGTGCGCCTCTCGGACATCTACCCCTATCTAATCAGTTGAGAGGAGTTAGGGAAATAGATGCTTTGTTTGCTCATCCTGCGTGGACTGCAGAAAATGCCCTTACTACTAATAGTAAATAG
- a CDS encoding Short-chain dehydrogenase/reductase SDR yields the protein MSNKTALITGASSGIGKAFAEELAQKSYDLIIIARTTEALNNIKNDLETKHKISVKVITQDLTLPNACEDIYEQLKQENIIVDLLINNAGFGDYGLFCDRPLDKQLKMIQLNISALVTLTHLFLQDMRERKEGDIINVGSIAGYQPLPYLSVYAATKAFVLSFSEALWAENKEYGVNILALCPGPTESNFGEVAEFELNQNSDDMSLAKAEDVVKDALDALSQKKSNSVTGGLVNQIIVNLPRFLPRELLLKAVEKQFKKNK from the coding sequence ATGAGCAACAAAACAGCCCTAATTACAGGGGCATCATCGGGAATCGGTAAGGCATTCGCTGAAGAATTAGCCCAAAAAAGTTATGATTTAATTATTATTGCTAGAACTACAGAAGCATTAAATAATATAAAAAACGACTTAGAAACTAAGCATAAAATAAGCGTAAAAGTTATCACTCAAGATTTAACTTTGCCTAATGCTTGTGAAGATATTTATGAGCAACTAAAACAAGAAAATATAATCGTTGACTTGTTGATAAATAATGCAGGTTTTGGTGATTATGGGTTATTTTGCGATCGCCCCTTAGATAAGCAATTGAAAATGATCCAATTAAATATTAGCGCCTTGGTTACCCTAACTCATTTATTTTTACAGGATATGAGAGAGAGAAAAGAAGGAGACATTATCAATGTGGGTTCTATTGCAGGTTATCAACCCTTACCCTACTTATCTGTATATGCTGCCACTAAAGCCTTTGTATTGTCCTTTTCCGAGGCACTATGGGCAGAAAACAAAGAATATGGGGTCAATATATTAGCCCTTTGCCCAGGCCCCACAGAATCCAATTTTGGCGAGGTAGCAGAGTTTGAACTTAACCAAAACAGTGACGATATGTCCTTAGCCAAAGCCGAAGATGTTGTCAAAGATGCCCTTGATGCCCTTAGTCAGAAAAAATCTAACAGTGTCACGGGGGGATTAGTCAATCAAATCATTGTTAATTTACCCCGCTTTTTGCCCAGAGAATTACTTTTAAAAGCCGTAGAAAAACAGTTTAAAAAGAATAAATAA
- a CDS encoding IS701 family transposase, producing the protein MPEISKIVNVSSQGLHHFLTKSNWNSSDLEKVRLKYILSILIDTPITVIIDETGDRKKRCDPASAKDARERAPR; encoded by the coding sequence TTGCCAGAAATAAGTAAAATTGTTAATGTTTCCTCTCAAGGTTTACATCATTTTTTGACAAAATCTAATTGGAATTCATCAGACTTGGAAAAAGTACGTTTAAAATATATTTTAAGTATACTGATTGATACACCGATTACAGTAATCATTGATGAAACAGGAGATCGTAAAAAGCGGTGCGACCCCGCGTCGGCGAAAGACGCAAGGGAACGCGCACCAAGATAA
- a CDS encoding IS701 family transposase, producing the protein MPENSTSFVMTNIQKTRTQQKKTMGNLYGQRTWVEYGFRQCKQELGWTDYRLTKGEDIEKWWEIINSVYWMTSLKTKPITDLINQKKIVETQDKKIFITEDWRDFSSWKNTLINYRIMVKPMLIFCTMLPWLRIMESDLLWIGFNHLLNHSNNCMIHFLSG; encoded by the coding sequence ATGCCAGAAAACAGCACTAGTTTTGTAATGACTAACATCCAAAAAACGAGAACTCAACAGAAAAAAACCATGGGAAATTTATATGGTCAACGTACATGGGTAGAGTATGGATTTCGGCAGTGTAAACAAGAATTAGGCTGGACAGATTATCGTTTAACCAAGGGAGAAGATATAGAAAAATGGTGGGAAATTATTAATAGTGTTTACTGGATGACTAGCTTAAAAACTAAACCTATTACAGACTTAATTAATCAAAAAAAAATAGTAGAGACTCAAGATAAGAAAATCTTCATCACAGAAGATTGGCGTGATTTTAGTAGTTGGAAAAATACATTGATTAACTATCGAATTATGGTTAAACCAATGCTCATCTTTTGCACAATGTTACCTTGGTTAAGAATAATGGAGAGCGATTTATTATGGATAGGGTTTAATCATTTACTGAACCACAGCAATAATTGTATGATTCATTTTCTCAGTGGATAA
- the gcvP gene encoding decarboxylating glycine dehydrogenase GcvP, with the protein MLDLDNFGNSHSESMENDTLSHVKSSLSLRQNNQFKARHLGINEPSAKIMLDALGYDSLDQLIDQAVPPSIRLNQSLKLPSASSESQALAQLKEIAQENEVFTNYIGMGYSNCITPPVIQRNILENPNWYTAYTPYQPEIAQGRLEALLNYQTMIIDLTGLEIANASLLDEGTAAAEAMTMSYGVCKNKSNRFFVDRTCHPQTIAVIETRARYLDIELIIADFADFDFNTPIFGALLQYPTTHGTIYDYQEIIDQVHQQKGLVTLACDLMALALLKSPGELNADIAVGNTQRFGVPLGYGGPHAAYFATKDQYKRQVPGRIVGVSKDVHGKPALRLALQTREQHIRRDKATSNICTAQVLLAVIASTYALYHGQEGIKNIATTIHDLTKVLGAGLERLNYRLRSHSIFDTITIDFVDTELVGTIRETAEARQVNFRYDESAIGISLDETTTLEDVQKIWSIFAPNGEVNFTVEQLNTSKFDLPHNFLRKTPYLTEAVFNQYHSETELLRYLHRLESKDLSLTTSMIALGSCTMKLNATAEMLPITWAEFNQIHPFAPVSQTKGYQVLFAQLEAWLGEITGFAGISLQPNAGSQGEYAGLQVIRRYHDSLGESHRNICLIPESAHGTNPASAVMCGLKVVPVKCDSQGDIDIEDLNTKAEKYRDNLSALMITYPSTHGVFEQGIKDICGIIHSYGGQVYLDGANMNAQVGLCRPADFGADVCHLNLHKTFCIPHGGGGPGVGPIGVMPHLVPFLPATDGSPLAPLNKDEGSPLAPLNKGGMESIGMVSAAPWGSASILPISWMYIAMMGAEGLMEATKIAILNANYIAHRLAPHYPILFTGKTGLVAHECIIDLRPLRKTASIEVQDVAKRLIDYGFHAPTMSWPVNGTMMIEPTESESLAELDRFCEAMISIRQEIRAIEDGKMNMEDNLLKNSPHTAVSLIASDWSHPYTREEAAYPDSWTKEHKFWSAVGRIDNAWGDRNLVCSCVGMENYQ; encoded by the coding sequence ATGCTCGATTTAGACAATTTCGGTAATAGTCATTCTGAATCTATGGAGAATGACACCTTGAGTCACGTTAAATCTTCCCTTAGTTTAAGACAAAATAATCAATTCAAAGCTCGTCACCTCGGCATCAATGAACCTAGTGCGAAGATAATGTTGGATGCTCTAGGCTATGATAGTTTAGACCAACTAATTGATCAGGCTGTTCCCCCATCTATTCGGCTCAATCAATCTTTAAAGTTACCCTCTGCTAGTTCAGAAAGTCAAGCCCTTGCCCAGTTAAAGGAAATTGCCCAAGAGAATGAGGTATTCACAAACTATATCGGCATGGGTTACAGTAATTGCATTACTCCCCCAGTTATTCAGCGCAACATTTTAGAAAATCCTAACTGGTACACTGCTTATACTCCCTATCAGCCAGAAATTGCTCAGGGAAGGTTAGAAGCACTTTTGAATTATCAAACCATGATCATTGATTTGACGGGTTTAGAGATTGCTAACGCTTCTTTGTTGGATGAAGGCACAGCAGCAGCGGAAGCTATGACCATGAGTTATGGTGTATGTAAAAATAAGTCTAACAGATTTTTTGTCGATCGCACTTGTCATCCCCAAACCATTGCGGTAATTGAAACTAGAGCTAGATATTTGGATATTGAGTTAATTATCGCTGATTTTGCTGATTTTGATTTTAATACTCCCATTTTCGGCGCTTTACTACAATATCCTACTACCCACGGCACAATCTACGATTATCAAGAAATAATTGATCAAGTCCACCAACAAAAAGGCTTAGTTACTCTCGCCTGTGATTTGATGGCTTTAGCCCTGTTAAAATCCCCCGGGGAATTAAATGCTGATATTGCAGTGGGAAATACTCAACGTTTTGGAGTACCATTGGGTTATGGTGGGCCTCACGCTGCTTATTTTGCGACCAAGGATCAATATAAAAGACAAGTACCGGGGCGTATTGTAGGGGTTTCTAAGGATGTCCATGGAAAACCAGCTTTAAGGCTAGCACTACAAACCAGAGAGCAACATATTCGCCGTGATAAGGCTACCAGTAATATTTGCACCGCGCAGGTATTGTTGGCGGTGATTGCTTCTACCTATGCTCTCTACCATGGGCAAGAAGGTATTAAAAACATTGCTACGACTATCCATGATTTAACCAAGGTGTTAGGTGCAGGGCTAGAAAGGCTCAATTATCGGTTAAGGAGTCATTCTATTTTTGACACCATTACCATTGATTTTGTTGACACTGAGTTGGTTGGTACTATTCGTGAAACTGCTGAAGCTAGGCAAGTCAATTTCCGCTACGATGAGAGTGCGATCGGTATTAGTCTTGATGAAACTACTACCCTAGAAGATGTGCAGAAAATATGGTCAATTTTCGCTCCCAATGGGGAGGTTAATTTCACCGTTGAACAATTAAATACTTCTAAGTTTGATTTACCTCACAACTTTTTGCGTAAAACTCCTTATCTCACCGAAGCCGTATTTAATCAATACCATTCCGAAACCGAGTTACTAAGGTATTTACACCGCTTGGAAAGCAAGGATTTATCCCTTACCACTTCCATGATTGCCCTCGGTTCTTGTACCATGAAGCTAAACGCTACAGCGGAAATGTTACCCATAACCTGGGCAGAATTTAACCAAATCCATCCCTTTGCCCCTGTTTCTCAAACGAAGGGGTATCAAGTCCTTTTTGCTCAATTGGAGGCATGGTTGGGCGAAATAACAGGGTTTGCTGGAATATCTCTCCAGCCCAATGCGGGTTCTCAAGGGGAATATGCAGGGTTACAGGTGATTCGCAGATACCATGATAGTTTGGGGGAAAGCCATCGTAATATTTGTCTGATTCCCGAGTCTGCCCATGGTACAAACCCCGCTAGTGCGGTGATGTGTGGTTTAAAGGTTGTGCCTGTGAAGTGTGACAGTCAGGGGGATATTGATATTGAGGATTTGAACACCAAGGCGGAAAAATATCGAGATAATCTCTCAGCGTTGATGATTACTTATCCTTCTACCCATGGGGTATTTGAGCAGGGTATTAAGGATATATGCGGTATTATCCACAGTTATGGGGGACAGGTATATCTGGATGGGGCGAATATGAATGCGCAGGTGGGTTTGTGTCGCCCAGCGGATTTTGGGGCGGATGTGTGTCATCTCAATTTACATAAAACTTTCTGTATTCCCCATGGTGGCGGTGGCCCAGGGGTTGGTCCTATTGGGGTGATGCCTCATTTGGTGCCTTTTTTACCTGCTACGGATGGATCCCCTCTAGCCCCCCTTAATAAGGATGAAGGATCCCCCCTAGCCCCCCTTAATAAGGGGGGAATGGAGTCGATTGGGATGGTTTCGGCGGCGCCTTGGGGTAGTGCCAGTATTTTACCTATTTCTTGGATGTACATTGCCATGATGGGGGCTGAGGGTTTGATGGAGGCGACTAAGATTGCGATTTTGAATGCAAATTATATTGCCCATCGTTTGGCACCTCATTATCCGATTTTGTTTACTGGTAAAACGGGTTTGGTTGCCCATGAGTGTATTATTGATTTACGTCCGTTGCGTAAAACTGCTTCTATTGAGGTGCAGGATGTGGCAAAACGTCTTATTGATTATGGTTTCCATGCGCCTACTATGTCTTGGCCTGTGAATGGTACGATGATGATTGAACCGACAGAAAGTGAGTCTTTGGCGGAGTTAGATCGTTTTTGTGAGGCGATGATCTCTATTCGTCAGGAAATAAGGGCGATCGAGGATGGTAAGATGAACATGGAGGATAATCTACTCAAAAATTCTCCCCATACTGCGGTGAGTTTGATTGCTTCTGATTGGAGTCATCCTTATACCCGTGAGGAGGCTGCTTATCCTGATAGTTGGACGAAAGAGCATAAATTTTGGAGTGCTGTAGGGCGTATTGATAATGCTTGGGGCGATCGCAATTTAGTATGTTCTTGTGTCGGTATGGAAAATTATCAGTAA
- a CDS encoding NLP/P60: MFLPPSNTGEYVCLQDINLFVNPDCQELSTQGAKGRYIKLVSDTPDSEAVKVCLCEDNYQGWLPLSSLKFLQPADENYQKETVFREYISQKISAIIDFCLQAHQVSNYYLWGGTVAPNYDCSGLMQSAFASEGIWLPRDSYQQEDFCQKITREKLEKGDLIFFGVKKVTHVALYLGDNRYIHSSGKDMGNNGIGINELSNDLDQVSRNYYQELWSYGRVIQSL; this comes from the coding sequence ATGTTTCTGCCTCCATCTAACACAGGGGAATATGTTTGTTTACAAGATATAAATTTATTTGTTAACCCTGATTGTCAGGAATTGTCCACCCAAGGGGCAAAGGGAAGATATATAAAATTGGTTTCTGATACTCCAGATAGTGAAGCTGTAAAAGTCTGCTTATGTGAAGATAATTATCAGGGATGGTTGCCATTGTCATCTCTTAAGTTTTTGCAACCTGCTGATGAAAACTATCAAAAGGAAACCGTTTTTCGTGAATATATTTCCCAGAAAATCTCTGCCATTATTGATTTTTGTTTACAAGCCCATCAAGTGTCTAATTATTATCTATGGGGTGGCACCGTGGCACCTAATTATGATTGCTCGGGTTTAATGCAGTCAGCTTTTGCTAGTGAGGGGATATGGTTGCCGAGGGATTCTTATCAACAGGAAGATTTTTGTCAAAAAATTACTAGGGAGAAGTTAGAAAAGGGAGATTTAATTTTCTTTGGTGTAAAAAAAGTTACCCATGTGGCTCTTTATTTAGGGGATAATCGCTATATCCATAGCTCGGGTAAAGATATGGGTAATAATGGCATAGGTATTAATGAATTAAGCAATGATCTTGATCAAGTTAGTCGCAATTACTATCAAGAATTATGGAGTTATGGCAGGGTAATCCAGTCCTTGTAA